The sequence TCGACCTCTTCGAGGCGTGATTTCAGGAGGTCCCCAATGCTGACGATGCCGACCAGAACGCCGTCCTCGAGAACAGGGAGGTGCCGAATGCGACGGCGGGTCATCGTCGACATCATGTCCTTCACTCCCTCATCCGGACTACACGTCACGACGGTCTGCTTCATCACCTCGCGCACGCTTTGACTTAGCGTTCGAGTACCTTCCGTTGCGAGCCGTCGGATGATGTCCCGCTCGTCGAGAATACCGACAAGTTTGCCGTCCCGCTCGACGACGAGCGCACCGATGTTGTGCTTTGACAGGAGGTTGACACTCGTCGCGATGAGTTCGTCAGCTGCAATCGTGACAGCGCCGGTGCCTTTTCGTTTGAGAATCTCTCGGGCGTACATGGGAATGAGGCTCGCTGGATGGGGGAAAACGCATGGTCAACGATCACCGCGTGAGGAGCGCCCGTTCCGAGCACTGTCGGGACATCGGGTATTGACGAATCGAGTGTCGCACAACACAACGCGAGCCAATTTGCCCTTGTACCGTCACACCGGGCACTCCATCACTTCGCGTCCTGCGACGCGGATCACACTTGCAGATTCAACTTCTTGGAAACTACACGAGTGTGGATTTCTTCGTCCTATACAAACGATCAGGGTGACGTAGGACTCTCCCGGATATGAATGAGGGAAAATCGATGATGCCCGAGGGTGGACAACCATCATCCAAATGGGTTCATGTCTTCCGGAGCACCCGGCATCCAGACCGCACGTGCTACATCCATCCGCTCCACCGCGCAAGCGTATACAGAAGACCGAGAGCGAACAGGCTCCCGAAGATCTGCTTGTTGTAGCGAGCCAGCCAGAGCGGGAGATAAATGTCGAAGTTGTCGGCGCGTTCATCCGTAAAACGCTCAGCAACGTTCGTTAACGGACAACGCCACTCATTGACGACGATAATGGCTACCTCCACAAGTACGATAGCGACCAGCACCGCTGCGACATCGAACTCGCCACGCCACGCGTAAACCGGCAGGGCGAGAATGCAGCCGGCAAAGAAAGCCCAGGCGACGGTGTGGATCCCCTTGATAAGGCGCAATGCAACCTGAGGACGCATAACCATGACATCAGATGTGAGCGTGCGCGTGGCGACAGGATAAGCAAAGAACCTGAGACATTTTACGTCAGAGTTGGCTCTCGCTCGCTCCCGTCCACCCGATGACGGATTAAGCGGTCGCCCGATGTCCGTCCAGGAAAGACATCACCGCGGAATTGTACGCAGAGGCATTGTCCTCGTGGATCAGGTGAGACGCTCCGGGAATATCGATGCGCTCGGTTCGTGGCAGCAGTTCCTCTAGCCGATCCACGAGTAGGTGAAAGACGGAGCGACTTGAGCCGCCCATCACGAGCAACGTCGGCGTCTGCATTTTTCGAAGTGCTTCATCATCCAGCTGAGGGAATCCCGACCCAACAAACTCAGCTCGGATGAGATTGTCGCGGACCTGCTGTTTTCTTTTCTCAGATAGATTCTGGTAGGTCGTTCGACCGAGAACCGCAGTGCCAAACCGTTGCATCACCTGCTCCATGTCGCCGCGCTCGGCGGCTTTCTCGGCAGGAATGAGTCCGCTCGCACCCATCCTGAGAATCGCTAGGGCCGTCCGCGGCCGGGTCATAAACAGCTTTAGTAGCTCCATCGGCTGCGGCGTGCTGCTAACGAACAGCGTAAGCACGGGCGGCTCTGAAAGAGCGAGCGTGCGAACGAGACCTAGATTCTCCTGAGCAAAAAGAAGAGAGACGAAAGCACCGTAGGAGTGACCGACGACATGCGCCGGCGTCGCATCAAGCACACGAACAATCTCACGCAGGTCGTCGACGTGCTCGAGCATCGAGTAGTCCGCCCCCGGAGGAATCGGCTCGTTCGGCCAGTGATAACGTCGACTGTAGGAAATGACGCGAAAGTGC comes from Longibacter salinarum and encodes:
- a CDS encoding CBS domain-containing protein — protein: MYAREILKRKGTGAVTIAADELIATSVNLLSKHNIGALVVERDGKLVGILDERDIIRRLATEGTRTLSQSVREVMKQTVVTCSPDEGVKDMMSTMTRRRIRHLPVLEDGVLVGIVSIGDLLKSRLEEVETEQSVLRERLLAR
- a CDS encoding alpha/beta fold hydrolase, translating into MARVRANGAEVEYVESGRGEPLILVHGSGSDRRTWKRQQEAFSRHFRVISYSRRYHWPNEPIPPGADYSMLEHVDDLREIVRVLDATPAHVVGHSYGAFVSLLFAQENLGLVRTLALSEPPVLTLFVSSTPQPMELLKLFMTRPRTALAILRMGASGLIPAEKAAERGDMEQVMQRFGTAVLGRTTYQNLSEKRKQQVRDNLIRAEFVGSGFPQLDDEALRKMQTPTLLVMGGSSRSVFHLLVDRLEELLPRTERIDIPGASHLIHEDNASAYNSAVMSFLDGHRATA